The proteins below are encoded in one region of Kineococcus rhizosphaerae:
- a CDS encoding GTP cyclohydrolase II: MTQTPVATVRTAVDVPLRFADGYRTTARVHTFDGLVDGKEHLALALGNWQEGTPLVRPHSECLTGDVFGSERCDCGPQFREAVERIATAGGVLLYLRQEGRGIGLYAKLDAYALQDSGLDTYEANLALGRGEDERDYTVAAQMLDALGVSGINLLSNNPDKAEQLEAHGISVERRVPTGVHLSAANARYLRAKRDHTAHTLDLAG; the protein is encoded by the coding sequence GTGACCCAGACACCCGTCGCGACCGTCCGCACCGCCGTCGACGTCCCCCTCCGCTTCGCGGACGGGTACCGCACCACGGCCCGCGTCCACACCTTCGACGGTCTCGTCGACGGCAAGGAGCACCTGGCCCTCGCGCTGGGGAACTGGCAGGAGGGCACCCCCCTCGTCCGCCCCCACAGCGAGTGCCTCACCGGTGACGTCTTCGGTTCCGAACGCTGCGACTGCGGCCCGCAGTTCCGCGAGGCCGTCGAGCGCATCGCCACCGCCGGCGGTGTGCTGCTCTACCTGCGCCAGGAGGGCCGCGGCATCGGCCTGTACGCCAAGCTCGACGCGTACGCGTTGCAGGACAGCGGGTTGGACACCTACGAGGCGAACCTCGCACTGGGTCGCGGGGAGGACGAACGCGACTACACGGTGGCCGCGCAGATGCTGGACGCCCTCGGTGTGAGCGGCATCAACCTGCTGAGCAACAACCCCGACAAGGCCGAGCAGCTCGAGGCGCACGGCATCTCCGTCGAGCGCCGCGTCCCCACCGGTGTGCACCTGTCCGCCGCGAACGCGCGGTACCTGCGCGCCAAGCGGGACCACACCGCCCACACGCTGGACCTCGCGGGCTGA
- a CDS encoding LysR family transcriptional regulator → MLDVHRLRLLRELHRRGTLAAVAAALSYSPSAVSQQLSQLEAEAGVPLLEKLGRGVVLTPAARLLVEHADVVLAQLEQAEADLAALAGEAVGTLRVASFQTVLFALVPDALTALAAAHPALRVVIDHREVEPAFSALAARDVDLVLGEEYPDAPHPRSASVHEEDLVHDELRVAVPLTGPWAGARALEDLAGAPWVLEPVGTDPGRWALARCRRAGFEPDVRVQTPDALLHVHLVETGHAVALLPDLSHAGRAPRVRVIDLPEHPARRLFTGVRRGAADRPAVRAFRSALRQVAQEVSRPRA, encoded by the coding sequence GTGCTGGACGTCCACCGCCTGCGACTGCTGCGCGAGCTGCACCGCCGCGGCACCCTCGCGGCCGTCGCCGCGGCCCTGAGCTACAGCCCCTCCGCCGTCTCGCAGCAGCTGTCCCAGCTGGAGGCCGAAGCCGGCGTCCCCCTCCTGGAGAAGCTCGGCCGCGGGGTCGTGCTGACGCCCGCCGCGCGGCTCCTCGTCGAGCACGCCGACGTCGTCCTCGCCCAGCTCGAACAGGCCGAGGCCGACCTCGCGGCCCTGGCCGGGGAGGCCGTGGGGACGCTGCGGGTCGCGAGCTTCCAGACCGTCCTGTTCGCCCTCGTCCCGGACGCGCTGACGGCGCTCGCCGCCGCGCACCCGGCCCTGCGCGTCGTCATCGACCACCGCGAGGTCGAACCGGCGTTCTCGGCGCTGGCCGCCCGCGACGTCGACCTGGTGCTGGGCGAGGAGTACCCCGACGCCCCGCACCCGCGGTCGGCCTCGGTCCACGAGGAGGACCTCGTCCACGACGAGCTGCGGGTCGCGGTGCCCCTGACGGGACCCTGGGCCGGGGCACGGGCGCTGGAGGACCTCGCGGGGGCGCCGTGGGTCCTCGAACCCGTCGGCACCGACCCGGGGCGCTGGGCGCTGGCGCGCTGCCGGCGGGCGGGTTTCGAACCGGACGTGCGCGTGCAGACGCCGGACGCGCTGCTGCACGTGCACCTCGTCGAGACCGGTCACGCGGTCGCGCTGCTGCCGGACCTCTCGCACGCCGGTCGCGCGCCGCGCGTGCGGGTGATCGACCTGCCCGAGCACCCGGCCCGCCGGTTGTTCACGGGCGTGCGCCGCGGGGCGGCGGACCGGCCCGCGGTGCGGGCGTTCCGCAGCGCGCTGCGGCAGGTGGCGCAGGAGGTCTCCCGACCCCGGGCGTGA
- a CDS encoding CAP domain-containing protein, with protein sequence MATPARTPARTAARTTVRRRVLGAVAVAAAAAGVVTGSGAAQADPQSLVGDGAQAWHAYELVNAARVQNGLPALGLSDDANRVASDWAFRMAGDAQLKHNPDLSRQLNGWSLVAENVGVGADADQLQSAFMNSPGHRANILRPEVGVAGFGAVRSQDGRLWVVQVFEQPNGPVAGFHPAPAPAPAQTAAQTAPQALPAGGSDAPVLDRGAREVA encoded by the coding sequence GTGGCCACCCCCGCCCGTACCCCCGCCCGCACCGCTGCCCGCACCACCGTCCGGCGTCGCGTCCTCGGCGCCGTCGCCGTCGCTGCCGCCGCCGCCGGTGTGGTCACCGGATCCGGTGCGGCGCAGGCCGACCCGCAGTCCCTGGTCGGTGACGGCGCGCAGGCCTGGCACGCCTACGAACTCGTCAACGCCGCCCGCGTCCAGAACGGCCTGCCCGCCCTGGGCCTGTCCGACGACGCCAACCGCGTCGCCAGCGACTGGGCGTTCCGGATGGCCGGCGACGCGCAGCTCAAGCACAACCCCGACCTGTCCCGGCAGCTGAACGGCTGGTCCCTCGTCGCCGAGAACGTCGGCGTCGGCGCGGACGCCGACCAGCTGCAGAGCGCGTTCATGAACTCCCCGGGCCACCGCGCGAACATCCTGCGCCCGGAGGTCGGCGTCGCCGGTTTCGGCGCCGTCCGGTCCCAGGACGGCCGCCTGTGGGTGGTCCAGGTCTTCGAGCAGCCCAACGGTCCCGTCGCCGGTTTCCACCCCGCCCCGGCCCCGGCCCCCGCGCAGACCGCCGCCCAGACCGCGCCGCAGGCGCTGCCCGCCGGGGGGTCCGACGCCCCCGTGCTCGACCGGGGCGCGCGCGAGGTCGCCTGA
- a CDS encoding MarR family winged helix-turn-helix transcriptional regulator produces MTDTDGSPRATADAARALVGIAVRSLADALEHVTLTQYRVLVLVVTDGPTRSGSLADQVGVHPSSFTRLADRLVAGGWAVRTENAENRREVLLGATARGEELVAAVMRRREDEIATVLAHVTPRRRRSIELGMTAFARAVETLVASGDLPPNPEV; encoded by the coding sequence GTGACCGACACCGACGGCAGTCCGCGGGCGACGGCGGACGCGGCCCGGGCTCTCGTCGGGATCGCGGTGCGGTCCCTGGCCGACGCCCTCGAGCACGTCACCCTGACCCAGTACCGCGTCCTGGTCCTCGTCGTCACGGACGGCCCGACGCGCAGCGGTTCGCTGGCCGACCAGGTCGGCGTCCACCCGTCGAGCTTCACCCGGCTCGCCGACCGGCTCGTCGCCGGCGGCTGGGCCGTGCGCACCGAGAACGCGGAGAACCGGCGCGAGGTGCTGCTGGGCGCGACCGCGCGGGGCGAGGAACTGGTCGCTGCCGTGATGCGGCGCCGGGAGGACGAGATCGCCACGGTGCTCGCGCACGTGACGCCACGCCGACGCCGGTCCATCGAACTCGGCATGACGGCCTTCGCCCGCGCGGTGGAGACCCTCGTCGCCTCCGGCGACCTCCCGCCGAACCCCGAGGTCTGA
- a CDS encoding HAD family hydrolase, whose protein sequence is MRRRPPGRRRTVVFDLDGTLVRGDSLGRFLGSSWRREPWRAVLALALCPALLVSRTRGELLVVATATVGLGPRGVDRRWRRHAVRHARRRIGPALERLAAHVAAGDRVVVATACAEPLARLVLADLDLTGVELVASPYAHRRWLPPRATAIRGELKVEALRAHGVDLPVDDAYSDSLLDLPLLRAARTAHLVAGRDLTRLRRVLGDVEVLETR, encoded by the coding sequence GTGCGCCGTCGTCCCCCCGGACGGCGGCGCACGGTCGTCTTCGACCTCGACGGGACGCTGGTGCGCGGGGACTCGCTGGGGCGGTTCCTGGGCTCCTCGTGGCGGCGCGAACCGTGGCGGGCGGTCCTGGCCCTGGCGCTCTGCCCGGCCCTGCTGGTCTCCCGGACGCGCGGCGAACTCCTCGTCGTCGCGACGGCCACGGTGGGCCTCGGCCCGCGCGGCGTCGACCGCCGGTGGCGCCGGCACGCCGTCCGGCACGCGCGGCGGCGGATCGGACCGGCCCTCGAACGTCTCGCCGCGCACGTCGCCGCCGGGGACCGGGTGGTCGTCGCCACGGCCTGCGCCGAACCCCTGGCCCGTCTCGTGCTCGCCGACCTCGACCTCACCGGCGTGGAACTCGTCGCGAGCCCCTACGCGCACCGGCGGTGGCTGCCCCCGCGGGCGACGGCGATCCGCGGCGAGCTGAAGGTCGAGGCGCTGCGCGCTCACGGGGTCGACCTGCCCGTCGACGACGCCTACTCCGACAGCCTGCTCGACCTGCCGCTGCTGCGGGCCGCACGGACCGCGCACCTCGTCGCGGGCCGGGACCTGACCCGCCTGCGGCGGGTCCTGGGTGACGTCGAGGTGCTGGAAACCCGTTGA
- a CDS encoding glucose-6-phosphate dehydrogenase, producing MNNALGATTSAGPTVFVVYGASGDLAKRLVMPGFAALAAAGLLPEQWVLIGSGRRATPDDTYRQHVRDGLAEFARGKNGVTDEVIDSILPGLRFAGGGFTADDPGELLDAIAAAKDELGRDAQIVHYLALPPSTFEDYTKAIAAHGLAEGTRVVYEKPYGTSPESFEHLDQLVLSVFDEQQVFRIDHFLGKEATQQLHVIRFANRMIEQLWSNEHVAQVQIDVPEVLGVDDRATFYDETGATLDMLVTHLLQVAAEVALDPPADWTSDALAQAREDVLAKFRPLDPAEVVLGQGTGYREIKDVREGSTTDTFVAARVWVDTERWSGVPFVLRTGKKLAESHQHVTLVFKRPLNSPQKDDEAAPETLTFTLSGNGSLFAGVTARRPGVSDDLVPGKLYLDLAELPNAEPLPPYAALLRDVLIGDRALFTTSAGLRSAWQVAAPMLDHRPELHPYEPGSWGPVEAEEIAAPYGWLTERPRG from the coding sequence ATGAACAACGCGCTGGGCGCCACCACGAGCGCCGGCCCCACCGTCTTCGTGGTGTACGGCGCCAGCGGTGACCTCGCCAAGCGTCTGGTCATGCCGGGCTTCGCGGCGCTCGCCGCGGCCGGCCTGCTGCCCGAGCAGTGGGTCCTCATCGGCTCCGGCCGCCGCGCCACCCCGGACGACACCTACCGCCAGCACGTGCGCGACGGGCTCGCCGAGTTCGCCCGCGGCAAGAACGGCGTCACCGACGAGGTCATCGACTCGATCCTGCCCGGCCTGCGCTTCGCCGGCGGCGGGTTCACCGCCGACGACCCCGGCGAGCTCCTCGACGCGATCGCCGCCGCGAAGGACGAGCTCGGCCGGGACGCGCAGATCGTCCACTACCTCGCCCTGCCCCCCTCGACGTTCGAGGACTACACGAAGGCCATCGCCGCCCACGGCCTGGCCGAGGGGACCCGCGTCGTCTACGAGAAGCCCTACGGCACCTCCCCGGAGTCCTTCGAGCACCTCGACCAGCTCGTGCTGTCGGTGTTCGACGAGCAGCAGGTGTTCCGCATCGACCACTTCCTGGGCAAGGAGGCCACCCAGCAGCTGCACGTCATCCGGTTCGCGAACCGGATGATCGAGCAGCTGTGGTCCAACGAGCACGTCGCCCAGGTCCAGATCGACGTCCCCGAGGTCCTCGGCGTCGACGACCGCGCCACGTTCTACGACGAGACCGGCGCCACCCTGGACATGCTCGTCACCCACCTGCTGCAGGTGGCCGCCGAGGTCGCCCTCGACCCGCCGGCGGACTGGACCTCCGACGCCCTGGCCCAGGCCCGCGAGGACGTCCTGGCCAAGTTCCGCCCCCTGGACCCCGCCGAGGTCGTCCTCGGGCAGGGCACCGGGTACCGGGAGATCAAGGACGTGCGCGAGGGGTCGACGACCGACACGTTCGTCGCGGCCCGCGTGTGGGTCGACACCGAACGCTGGAGCGGGGTGCCGTTCGTCCTGCGCACGGGCAAGAAGCTCGCCGAGTCCCACCAGCACGTGACCCTGGTGTTCAAGCGGCCGCTGAACTCCCCGCAGAAGGACGACGAGGCCGCGCCCGAGACCTTGACGTTCACGTTGTCGGGCAACGGGTCCCTGTTCGCCGGAGTCACCGCCCGCCGCCCCGGCGTCTCCGACGACCTGGTCCCCGGCAAGCTGTACCTGGACCTGGCCGAACTGCCCAACGCCGAACCGCTGCCGCCGTACGCGGCGCTGCTGCGCGACGTCCTCATCGGCGACCGCGCGCTGTTCACCACCTCCGCCGGGTTGCGCAGCGCGTGGCAGGTCGCGGCCCCGATGCTGGACCACCGCCCCGAGCTGCACCCGTACGAACCGGGCAGCTGGGGCCCGGTCGAGGCCGAGGAGATCGCCGCCCCCTACGGCTGGCTCACCGAACGCCCGCGCGGCTGA
- a CDS encoding EamA family transporter, whose protein sequence is MGSILLVIGSCTSLQFGAALAVHLFALGGSTGTTLLRLGLAALVLLLLVRPRVRAWTRVQWRAALVLGLSLGAMNGCFYTALSRIDLGTAVTIEFLGPLTLSAVLSRRARDLVWVGLALVGVVVLGLTGEHHGGSLDPVGVTFALLAGACWAAYILASARVGRVTEGHGGLAVATAVGALALVPFGASGALHAVSTPHGLLLALGTAVLASVVPYSLELAALRRLPQRTFGVLLSLEPVIASLAGWVLLGQGMTVLGGVGVVLVVAASAGATWTAARGPVEEAREPVLTTPAG, encoded by the coding sequence GTGGGTTCGATCCTCCTCGTCATCGGCTCCTGCACCTCGTTGCAGTTCGGCGCCGCGCTCGCCGTCCACCTCTTCGCCCTCGGCGGCAGCACCGGGACGACCCTGCTGCGGCTGGGTCTGGCCGCGCTCGTGCTCCTGCTCCTGGTGCGACCGCGGGTGCGGGCGTGGACGCGGGTGCAGTGGCGCGCCGCCCTGGTGCTGGGGCTGAGCCTGGGCGCGATGAACGGCTGCTTCTACACGGCCCTGTCGCGCATCGACCTCGGGACCGCCGTCACCATCGAGTTCCTCGGCCCGCTGACCCTGTCGGCCGTCCTCAGCCGCCGTGCCCGCGACCTGGTGTGGGTGGGGCTCGCGCTCGTCGGCGTCGTCGTCCTCGGCCTCACCGGCGAGCACCACGGCGGCTCGCTGGACCCCGTCGGCGTGACGTTCGCCCTGCTGGCCGGGGCCTGCTGGGCGGCGTACATCCTGGCCAGCGCCCGCGTGGGGCGGGTCACGGAGGGTCACGGGGGGCTGGCCGTGGCGACGGCCGTGGGGGCGCTCGCGCTCGTCCCCTTCGGCGCGAGCGGTGCGCTGCACGCGGTCTCGACCCCCCACGGGCTGCTGCTGGCGCTGGGGACGGCCGTGCTCGCCTCGGTGGTGCCGTACTCCCTCGAACTCGCCGCGCTGCGCCGGTTGCCGCAGCGGACGTTCGGGGTCCTGCTCAGCCTGGAACCGGTCATCGCCTCCCTCGCGGGGTGGGTGCTGCTCGGGCAGGGCATGACGGTCCTCGGCGGGGTCGGGGTCGTCCTGGTCGTCGCGGCCAGCGCCGGAGCGACCTGGACGGCGGCTCGGGGCCCCGTCGAGGAGGCCCGGGAACCGGTGCTCACGACGCCGGCGGGCTGA
- the ribD gene encoding bifunctional diaminohydroxyphosphoribosylaminopyrimidine deaminase/5-amino-6-(5-phosphoribosylamino)uracil reductase RibD, protein MPAHDEEFMARAVALAARGLGTTSPNPVVGSVLVRDGRVVGEGWHERAGGPHAEVGALAAAGELARGATAYVTLEPCNHHGRTGPCAQALIAAGVTRVVYAVADPGALEGGGAGTLRAAGVDVVAGVLADEAERVNEVWLTAKRSGRPHVLWKFAATLDGRSAAADGTSRWISSAASREQVHDLRRRVDAIVAGSGTVLADDPHLTARAADGTPSARQPLRVVLDRRGRVPAGARVLDDAAPTLVSRAETPRALLDELHGRGVVSVLLEGGPTLAGAFLAAGLVDRVVAYVAPTLLGAGTNALGGTGITTIADAIALDVDDVSVVGGDVRLSGRPRR, encoded by the coding sequence ATGCCGGCCCACGACGAGGAGTTCATGGCCCGGGCGGTGGCGCTGGCCGCCCGCGGCCTGGGGACGACGTCCCCGAACCCCGTCGTGGGGTCCGTGCTCGTGCGCGACGGCCGGGTCGTGGGGGAGGGCTGGCACGAACGCGCCGGCGGCCCGCACGCCGAGGTGGGTGCGCTGGCCGCCGCCGGGGAACTCGCCCGGGGAGCCACGGCGTACGTGACGCTGGAACCCTGCAACCACCACGGCCGCACCGGTCCCTGCGCCCAGGCCCTCATCGCCGCCGGGGTCACCCGCGTCGTCTACGCCGTCGCCGACCCCGGTGCGCTCGAGGGCGGCGGGGCCGGCACGCTGCGCGCCGCGGGCGTCGACGTCGTCGCCGGCGTCCTGGCCGACGAGGCCGAACGCGTCAACGAGGTGTGGCTCACGGCCAAGCGCTCGGGGCGCCCGCACGTGCTGTGGAAGTTCGCCGCCACGCTCGACGGCCGGTCCGCCGCCGCCGACGGGACGAGCCGCTGGATCTCCTCGGCGGCCTCCCGCGAGCAGGTGCACGACCTGCGCCGGCGCGTCGACGCGATCGTCGCCGGCTCCGGGACCGTCCTCGCCGACGACCCGCACCTGACGGCCCGCGCCGCCGACGGCACCCCGTCCGCGCGCCAGCCGCTGCGCGTCGTGCTCGACCGTCGCGGTCGCGTCCCCGCGGGCGCCCGGGTGCTGGACGACGCCGCCCCGACGCTCGTCTCGCGGGCCGAGACGCCCCGGGCGTTGCTGGACGAGCTGCACGGCCGGGGCGTCGTGTCCGTGCTGCTCGAGGGCGGGCCCACCCTGGCCGGGGCCTTCCTCGCCGCGGGCCTGGTCGACCGGGTCGTCGCCTACGTCGCGCCGACGCTGCTGGGGGCGGGGACCAACGCCCTCGGCGGCACGGGGATCACGACGATCGCCGACGCGATCGCCCTCGACGTCGACGACGTGTCCGTCGTGGGCGGGGACGTGCGCCTGTCGGGGCGTCCGCGCCGCTGA
- a CDS encoding aldo/keto reductase produces MHRLGLGLAAAGRPAYITLGRSEDLAASRSVEDLEARCHQLLDLAWQRGIRYVDVARSYGYAERFLGSWLAAHPGHREQLTIGSKWGYEYVGGWSLDAPVHERKDHSPAVFERQWPETLDALGGPPDVYLVHSVTPDSPALRDAALLAALRDLADSGVRVGISTSGPAQGAVLEEALGLDGPFTAVQATWNLLERSVGPVLAQAHDEGWLVVVKEGVANGRLTAHGSDRAIAALARVDGQTVDAFALGAVLAQPFVDVVLSGAVTAQQLEQNLAARPPAVVPDGYCEQPETYWATRSSLPWA; encoded by the coding sequence GTGCACCGGCTGGGGCTCGGGCTGGCCGCGGCCGGCCGGCCGGCGTACATCACGCTGGGGCGGTCGGAGGACCTCGCGGCGTCACGATCCGTCGAGGATCTCGAGGCGCGCTGTCACCAGCTGCTCGACCTGGCGTGGCAGCGGGGGATCCGCTACGTCGACGTGGCCCGCTCCTACGGCTACGCGGAGCGTTTCCTCGGCAGCTGGCTCGCGGCCCACCCGGGGCACCGCGAGCAGCTGACGATCGGGTCGAAGTGGGGGTACGAGTACGTGGGTGGCTGGTCGCTGGACGCGCCGGTCCACGAGCGCAAGGACCACTCCCCCGCGGTGTTCGAGCGGCAGTGGCCCGAGACGCTGGACGCGCTCGGCGGCCCGCCCGACGTCTACCTGGTCCACTCGGTGACGCCGGACAGCCCCGCGCTGCGGGACGCGGCCCTGCTCGCCGCGCTGCGCGACCTCGCGGACAGCGGTGTGCGGGTGGGGATCTCGACGAGCGGTCCGGCGCAGGGCGCCGTCCTGGAGGAGGCGCTGGGGCTCGACGGGCCGTTCACGGCCGTGCAGGCGACGTGGAACCTGCTGGAGCGCTCGGTCGGTCCCGTCCTCGCGCAGGCGCACGACGAGGGGTGGCTGGTCGTGGTCAAGGAGGGCGTCGCCAACGGCCGGCTGACCGCCCACGGGTCGGACCGGGCGATCGCGGCGCTGGCCCGGGTCGACGGGCAGACGGTGGACGCGTTCGCGCTCGGCGCGGTCCTGGCCCAACCGTTCGTGGACGTGGTCCTGAGCGGGGCGGTGACGGCGCAGCAGCTGGAGCAGAACCTCGCGGCCCGGCCCCCGGCCGTGGTGCCCGACGGGTACTGCGAGCAGCCGGAGACGTACTGGGCGACGCGGAGCTCCCTGCCCTGGGCTTGA
- a CDS encoding sodium:proton exchanger: MASLSLPWLLLVFAVAAAAIWVAGVQLSDQTDVLAERLHLGAALGGTVLLAVATNLPEIAITVSAAASGDVGVATGNVLGGIAIQTVVLVALDAFGTRGGRPLTHRAASLGLVLEGAVVIAVLGVVIAGTQLPRDLVVARVAPGGLLIAVLWVVGLVLLGRAGRGLPWQESGEAPDNQGPPKGHSRTTKERAATSKGTSTARAAVVFAVAALVTLVAGVVLERSGDRIAGHVGLSGVLFGATVLAAATSLPELSTGLTSVRNGDHQLAVSDIFGGNAFLPVLFLLASLVSGQAVLPQAQSSDIYLTAVGILLTVVYVVGLIFRPTRRVLGMGVDSLVVLVLYVVAVAGLVTLPG, from the coding sequence CTGGCCTCCCTGTCCCTGCCGTGGCTGCTGCTCGTGTTCGCCGTCGCCGCCGCCGCGATCTGGGTCGCCGGTGTCCAGCTGTCCGACCAGACCGACGTCCTCGCCGAGCGGCTGCACCTCGGGGCCGCCCTCGGCGGGACCGTCCTGCTCGCCGTCGCGACGAACCTGCCCGAGATCGCCATCACCGTCAGCGCCGCCGCGAGCGGGGACGTGGGCGTCGCCACGGGGAACGTCCTGGGCGGCATCGCCATCCAGACCGTCGTCCTCGTCGCGCTCGACGCGTTCGGGACCCGCGGCGGACGGCCGCTCACGCACCGGGCGGCCTCGCTCGGGCTCGTGCTGGAGGGGGCCGTGGTGATCGCCGTGCTGGGGGTCGTCATCGCCGGCACCCAGCTGCCGCGCGACCTGGTCGTGGCCCGCGTCGCGCCCGGTGGCCTGCTCATCGCCGTGCTGTGGGTGGTCGGCCTGGTGCTCCTGGGCCGCGCCGGGCGCGGGCTGCCGTGGCAGGAGTCCGGCGAGGCCCCAGACAACCAGGGACCCCCGAAGGGTCACAGCCGCACCACGAAGGAACGGGCGGCGACGTCGAAGGGCACGAGCACCGCGCGCGCCGCGGTCGTGTTCGCCGTCGCCGCCCTCGTCACCCTCGTCGCCGGAGTGGTCCTCGAACGCAGCGGTGACCGGATCGCCGGGCACGTCGGCTTGTCCGGGGTGCTGTTCGGGGCGACGGTCCTGGCTGCGGCGACGTCGCTGCCGGAGCTGTCCACCGGGCTCACGTCGGTGCGCAACGGCGACCACCAGCTCGCCGTCAGCGACATCTTCGGCGGCAACGCGTTCCTCCCCGTGCTGTTCCTCCTCGCGAGCCTCGTCTCGGGGCAGGCCGTGCTGCCGCAGGCGCAGTCCAGCGACATCTACCTCACGGCCGTCGGGATCCTGCTGACCGTCGTCTACGTGGTGGGGTTGATCTTCCGACCCACCCGGCGCGTGCTGGGGATGGGCGTGGACTCCCTCGTCGTCCTCGTCCTCTACGTCGTCGCCGTCGCCGGGCTCGTCACGCTGCCCGGCTGA
- a CDS encoding GDSL-type esterase/lipase family protein: protein MEIPLTEQFVHGALELERTERGVLPHRLPAWARRQFPDPQLLTSEAQPAGVRIAFRGAVTSVELDVVSTRQSHPGVPPRPPGVFDLRVDGELLALTTADDGRVEFHGLPPREGLVEVWLPHAERTELVACRVDGRAGPVADDRPVWLHHGSSLSQGSNAASPSTTWVALSSPGSRLLNLGLGGGCLLDASTARALRDAPADVVSLELGINVVNSDAMRLRAFTPAVHGFLDTVREGHPDTPLLVVTPLYCALHEQTPGPGAFDLDALARGEVRFRATGSAEPGRLTLSALREELARVVRQRQEDDPNLFLVDGLELFGAADEAAHPLPDALHLDPAGHRLVAERFTPHLAPHLR from the coding sequence GTGGAGATCCCCCTCACCGAGCAGTTCGTGCACGGTGCCCTGGAACTGGAGCGGACGGAGCGCGGCGTCCTGCCGCACCGGCTCCCGGCCTGGGCGCGCCGGCAGTTCCCCGACCCCCAGCTCCTGACCTCCGAGGCGCAACCGGCGGGTGTGCGGATCGCGTTCCGGGGGGCCGTGACCTCCGTGGAGCTCGACGTCGTCTCGACCCGCCAGAGCCACCCGGGCGTTCCGCCGCGCCCACCGGGGGTGTTCGACCTGCGGGTCGACGGCGAACTCCTCGCCCTGACGACGGCCGACGACGGCCGCGTGGAGTTCCACGGCCTGCCCCCGCGCGAGGGTCTCGTCGAGGTCTGGCTGCCGCACGCCGAGCGGACCGAACTCGTCGCCTGCCGGGTGGACGGCCGCGCCGGACCCGTCGCCGACGACCGCCCGGTGTGGCTGCACCACGGCAGTTCGCTGTCCCAGGGGTCGAACGCGGCCAGTCCCAGCACGACGTGGGTCGCGCTGTCCTCACCGGGGTCGCGGCTGCTGAACCTGGGGCTCGGCGGCGGGTGCCTGCTCGACGCCTCGACGGCCCGGGCGCTGCGGGACGCACCGGCCGACGTCGTCAGCCTCGAACTCGGCATCAACGTCGTGAACTCCGACGCGATGCGCCTGCGGGCGTTCACCCCCGCCGTCCACGGTTTCCTCGACACCGTGCGCGAGGGGCACCCGGACACCCCGCTGCTCGTGGTCACGCCGTTGTACTGCGCGCTGCACGAGCAGACCCCCGGACCGGGGGCGTTCGACCTCGACGCCCTGGCGCGCGGGGAGGTCCGGTTCCGCGCGACGGGGTCGGCCGAACCCGGCCGACTCACCCTGTCGGCGCTGCGCGAGGAACTGGCCCGCGTCGTGCGGCAGCGGCAGGAGGACGACCCGAACCTGTTCCTCGTCGACGGTCTGGAGCTGTTCGGGGCCGCCGACGAGGCCGCGCACCCGTTGCCGGACGCGCTGCACCTCGACCCCGCCGGGCACCGCCTGGTGGCGGAACGCTTCACCCCTCACCTCGCGCCCCACCTGCGCTGA
- a CDS encoding TetR/AcrR family transcriptional regulator has translation MPRAGLDRARLVRAGAELADEAGFAGVTLSALAARFGVRPASLYAHVGGLADLSAGITALALDELADRVGADLAGRQGRDALAAYARAHRTYAHEHPGRYEAARAPLAEPSPDAVRAGGRNADLAFAVLRGYALPESEQVHAVRFLGATVHGFTALHSAFGHRAPDLEDSWERALDVLDAALRGWPTPGG, from the coding sequence GTGCCGAGAGCCGGGCTGGACCGGGCACGGCTCGTGCGCGCGGGCGCCGAGCTCGCCGACGAGGCGGGGTTCGCCGGGGTCACGCTGTCGGCCCTCGCGGCGCGGTTCGGCGTCCGGCCCGCGAGCCTGTACGCCCACGTGGGCGGGCTCGCGGACCTGAGCGCGGGCATCACCGCGCTCGCCCTCGACGAGCTCGCCGACCGCGTGGGCGCGGACCTCGCGGGACGGCAGGGACGCGACGCGCTCGCCGCCTACGCCCGGGCCCACCGCACCTACGCCCACGAGCACCCCGGCCGGTACGAGGCGGCCCGCGCCCCGCTGGCCGAACCCTCGCCCGACGCCGTCCGCGCGGGGGGCCGCAACGCCGACCTGGCGTTCGCCGTCCTGCGCGGGTACGCGCTGCCGGAGTCCGAGCAGGTGCACGCCGTCCGGTTCCTCGGCGCGACCGTGCACGGTTTCACCGCCCTGCACAGCGCCTTCGGGCACCGCGCCCCCGACCTCGAGGACTCCTGGGAACGGGCCCTCGACGTCCTCGACGCCGCCCTGCGCGGGTGGCCCACCCCAGGAGGCTGA